The following coding sequences are from one Spirochaeta lutea window:
- a CDS encoding ABC transporter substrate-binding protein translates to MKMVRVLTAVLLSLALAGIGFAGGQGEQASSTGDADSGKLVVWSFTDELGGMLDKFQEYYPDIEIEFTVFPNEDEVYLNRINNTMRSRSELPDVFTGERAWFRQMIESGYWEPLSGAPYNAEELMDNLVEYVPDLSRDGQGRITALSWQATPGGLFYRRSIARDVLGTDDPEVVSEWTSSLDKFYELGEMIKEHYSGEKFLLSGYTDMSEFIYNRRTEPYLQGDKVVIPATLVEYMEVAKEMRENRIEAGAGTWSPPWFSSMADGSVFAFILPTWGLHYVLKPNAEPEANAGEAEFSGDWGLATPPASYSWGGTWIGINRNSKNKELAWKLVKFIGSNPEFQEFWAKETGDFVANMDVIEKIKGDFSEPFLGGQNHYAYFAEEVEKIDVSFIGPWDFQIQNAWGDEVELYANGQKTLDEAIESFKTAVMDIIPNITEVVVER, encoded by the coding sequence ATGAAAATGGTTCGGGTATTAACTGCTGTACTGCTTAGCCTCGCTCTGGCAGGGATAGGTTTTGCGGGCGGTCAGGGTGAACAGGCTTCATCCACTGGTGATGCCGACAGCGGGAAGTTGGTTGTCTGGTCATTCACCGATGAACTTGGGGGAATGTTGGATAAGTTTCAGGAATACTATCCTGACATTGAAATTGAGTTCACTGTATTTCCAAACGAGGACGAGGTGTATCTCAACCGGATTAACAATACCATGCGTTCCCGGAGTGAGCTGCCCGATGTATTTACCGGTGAGCGGGCATGGTTCCGCCAAATGATCGAGTCAGGCTACTGGGAGCCCCTTTCCGGCGCACCCTACAATGCCGAAGAACTCATGGACAACCTGGTAGAGTATGTACCGGATCTTTCTCGGGACGGACAGGGTCGGATTACCGCGCTGTCATGGCAGGCAACCCCCGGTGGACTCTTCTACCGCAGGAGCATCGCCCGGGATGTATTGGGCACCGATGACCCCGAGGTGGTTAGCGAGTGGACCAGTAGTCTGGACAAGTTCTATGAGCTGGGCGAAATGATCAAAGAACACTACAGCGGTGAAAAATTCCTGCTCTCAGGATACACCGACATGTCTGAATTCATTTATAACCGGAGAACCGAACCCTATCTCCAGGGTGATAAGGTCGTAATTCCGGCGACCCTTGTTGAGTACATGGAAGTTGCCAAGGAAATGCGTGAGAACCGGATCGAAGCAGGCGCCGGAACATGGTCACCTCCCTGGTTCAGCTCCATGGCCGATGGAAGCGTATTTGCCTTCATTCTTCCCACCTGGGGTCTGCACTACGTCCTAAAACCCAACGCCGAACCCGAAGCCAATGCCGGCGAAGCTGAGTTCAGCGGAGACTGGGGCCTTGCGACTCCCCCTGCCTCTTACAGCTGGGGTGGTACCTGGATCGGAATCAACCGGAACAGCAAAAACAAAGAGCTTGCATGGAAGCTTGTGAAGTTCATCGGAAGCAATCCCGAGTTCCAGGAATTCTGGGCCAAGGAAACCGGTGACTTCGTAGCTAATATGGATGTAATCGAAAAGATCAAGGGTGATTTCTCCGAGCCCTTCCTGGGCGGTCAAAACCACTATGCCTACTTCGCAGAAGAGGTTGAGAAGATCGATGTTTCTTTCATCGGACCGTGGGACTTCCAGATCCAGAATGCCTGGGGCGATGAGGTGGAACTCTATGCCAACGGCCAGAAAACCCTGGATGAGGCCATTGAATCCTTTAAGACTGCGGTAATGGATATTATTCCGAATATTACCGAGGTTGTAGTAGAACGCTAA
- a CDS encoding GntR family transcriptional regulator, giving the protein MKNQRLKYIAVRDQLANTFDREQYQAGQQLPTENELSRSLGVSRTTVRQALELLTNQGIIVKRQGSGTYYQGIAEVPEQANHPKTKKGFIGLVNFNFMGYIYPEIIQGMEETLAKEGYSLAIAPCNQNHAKETESVERLVEQGVKGLIIEPSQNLQINESHPLSRIIRRLTIPVVTTHWGITNQMVSTVSMDDVMVGFQATKYLLDRGHRRIGYIMKSDVQAGHDRFTGYKKALTEAGIAFDPARVSQYTLEDEEPGILVAYNSTMELLNHPGSRPSAIFYFNDQTAQQGYRAIQDSGLRIPEDISVISVDNYRPSALMYPPLTTFEHPKYELGRWAAKILLSEMEPRSPKLHMKMVFEPVLVERKSVGLYKGD; this is encoded by the coding sequence ATGAAGAACCAACGACTTAAGTATATTGCAGTTCGGGATCAGCTTGCCAATACCTTCGACCGGGAACAATACCAGGCGGGTCAACAGCTCCCCACAGAAAATGAGTTATCCCGATCTCTGGGGGTCAGCAGGACTACGGTGCGACAAGCCCTGGAGCTGTTAACAAACCAGGGGATTATTGTGAAGCGCCAGGGCAGCGGCACCTATTACCAGGGCATTGCCGAGGTTCCCGAGCAGGCGAATCACCCTAAAACCAAAAAAGGATTCATCGGGCTGGTCAATTTTAACTTCATGGGATACATCTACCCGGAAATCATCCAGGGGATGGAAGAAACCCTGGCGAAGGAAGGATACTCCCTGGCCATTGCCCCATGCAACCAGAACCACGCGAAAGAAACCGAGTCTGTAGAGCGCCTGGTGGAACAGGGGGTTAAGGGGCTCATCATCGAACCCTCCCAGAACCTGCAGATCAACGAATCCCACCCCCTGAGCAGGATCATCCGCCGCCTGACTATTCCCGTGGTTACCACCCATTGGGGCATTACGAATCAAATGGTTTCAACGGTTTCCATGGATGATGTAATGGTGGGATTTCAAGCCACAAAGTACCTCCTGGACAGGGGCCACCGCCGGATCGGCTACATCATGAAATCCGATGTCCAGGCGGGTCACGACCGCTTTACGGGTTATAAAAAAGCCCTGACAGAGGCCGGCATCGCCTTCGATCCCGCCCGGGTTTCCCAATACACCCTGGAGGATGAAGAACCGGGCATTTTGGTTGCCTACAATTCGACCATGGAGCTGCTCAATCATCCGGGTTCCCGGCCCTCGGCTATCTTTTATTTTAATGACCAGACCGCCCAACAGGGGTACCGGGCCATCCAGGATTCGGGCCTTAGGATTCCCGAGGATATCTCGGTAATCAGCGTGGATAACTACCGCCCCTCGGCCCTCATGTATCCGCCCCTGACCACCTTCGAGCACCCGAAATATGAACTTGGTCGGTGGGCGGCAAAAATTCTGCTCTCGGAGATGGAGCCTCGAAGTCCGAAGCTGCATATGAAGATGGTCTTTGAGCCGGTACTGGTAGAACGGAAGAGCGTCGGTCTGTACAAGGGCGACTGA
- a CDS encoding alpha-amylase family glycosyl hydrolase, with protein sequence MERDAHAALGLLEPVIQEALGNLPVKHRQAFSQRMHRYFPQLFPRLFELYGHRWDFYFHLETLIRRLAEGWRNREADLKKLDYRREEDPYWFRSQTMVGAMLYVDLYAKTLEGLRQRIDYLKDIGITYIHLMPLFKAPESENDGGYAISSYREVMPELGTMKQLQELARDLRRDGISLVLDFVFNHTSHEHIWARKAKEGDPEYRDYYFVLEDEGEVQEYNRTLRDIFPDVRKGSFTYEPEMEAWVWTTFNSYQWDLNYQNPKTFTAMVEEMLFIANHGAEVLRLDALAFTWKEKGTGCENLPKAHTLIQCFRLAAKIAAPAMVFKSEAIVHPSEVVKYISSTECEVSYNPLLMALLWESLATRRVNLLEHSLQRRFGIPGDCAWVNYVRSHDDIGWTFADEDAAELGINGYDHRRFLNDFYTGTFEGSFARGVPFQYNPLTGDCRISGTAGSLTGLEMAVRHSDPDSASTEAGYAEQRMLLIHSIIMAIGGIPVLYLGDELARLNWYGYTSEAGKSKDSRWVHRPAFDWDLAGRTLSSLGLPVPGDGAAGQTDGAAGQPGGAKNQNQGTAIQAGGPAEQHTGANAGSGSEYTSANPLEDSPVFHKASESVFRSLKRMIELRKSLTVLGQGETQVLSSGNQHVLAFLRSGDARQLLVLANFSENPQQVRVNLLRLNGLYPNPLDLLAEERMALTEDTILLQPYQVCWLVP encoded by the coding sequence ATGGAACGAGATGCCCATGCAGCCCTCGGGCTGCTGGAGCCGGTCATCCAGGAAGCCTTGGGAAACCTGCCGGTAAAACACCGGCAGGCCTTTTCCCAGAGGATGCACCGGTACTTTCCTCAGTTATTTCCTCGATTGTTTGAACTCTACGGGCACCGTTGGGATTTTTATTTTCATTTAGAAACCCTGATCCGCCGTCTGGCGGAGGGCTGGCGGAACCGGGAGGCGGATCTTAAAAAGCTGGATTACCGGCGGGAAGAAGATCCGTACTGGTTTAGGTCTCAAACCATGGTGGGGGCAATGCTCTATGTTGATCTCTATGCCAAAACCCTGGAGGGGTTGAGGCAGCGGATAGACTACCTCAAAGACATTGGAATCACCTACATCCACCTGATGCCCCTGTTTAAGGCGCCTGAGTCCGAGAACGACGGCGGCTATGCTATTTCCAGCTACCGGGAGGTTATGCCAGAGCTGGGAACCATGAAGCAGCTCCAGGAACTCGCTCGAGACCTGCGGAGGGACGGGATAAGCTTGGTACTAGATTTTGTGTTTAACCACACCTCCCATGAGCATATCTGGGCCCGAAAGGCGAAGGAGGGAGATCCGGAGTATCGGGACTACTACTTTGTATTGGAGGACGAGGGTGAGGTTCAGGAGTACAACCGGACCCTGCGTGATATCTTCCCGGACGTCCGGAAGGGTAGTTTCACCTATGAGCCTGAGATGGAGGCTTGGGTTTGGACGACCTTTAATAGTTATCAATGGGATTTGAATTATCAGAATCCGAAAACCTTTACCGCCATGGTAGAGGAGATGTTATTTATTGCAAACCACGGCGCCGAGGTGCTGCGCCTGGATGCCCTGGCCTTCACCTGGAAGGAGAAGGGGACGGGCTGTGAGAACCTTCCCAAGGCCCATACCCTGATTCAATGCTTCCGTCTGGCGGCCAAGATTGCCGCGCCGGCTATGGTGTTTAAGAGCGAGGCCATTGTGCACCCTTCTGAGGTGGTGAAGTACATCTCCTCCACGGAGTGCGAGGTCAGTTACAATCCCTTGTTGATGGCGCTGTTGTGGGAGAGTCTGGCGACCCGGCGGGTGAATCTGTTGGAACATAGTTTACAACGCCGCTTCGGTATTCCCGGGGATTGTGCCTGGGTCAACTACGTCCGTAGCCATGATGATATCGGCTGGACCTTTGCCGATGAGGATGCGGCGGAGCTGGGTATAAACGGGTATGACCACCGCCGGTTTCTTAATGATTTCTACACCGGAACCTTCGAGGGCAGCTTTGCCCGGGGGGTTCCCTTTCAATATAACCCCTTGACGGGAGATTGCCGGATCAGCGGGACTGCCGGGAGCCTGACCGGGTTAGAAATGGCCGTCCGCCACAGCGATCCCGATAGTGCCTCCACCGAGGCCGGGTATGCTGAGCAGCGCATGCTGTTGATTCACAGTATTATCATGGCCATCGGGGGGATCCCCGTTTTATACCTGGGAGATGAGTTAGCCCGGTTGAATTGGTACGGCTACACCTCGGAAGCAGGGAAGAGCAAGGACAGCCGGTGGGTGCATCGCCCGGCCTTTGACTGGGATTTGGCTGGCAGAACCCTGTCGAGCCTTGGACTGCCCGTCCCCGGGGACGGGGCGGCTGGTCAAACCGACGGGGCGGCTGGTCAGCCCGGCGGGGCAAAGAACCAGAACCAAGGGACAGCGATCCAAGCCGGCGGGCCAGCCGAGCAGCACACCGGCGCCAATGCTGGTTCCGGGTCAGAATACACCAGCGCCAATCCCCTGGAGGACTCTCCGGTGTTCCACAAGGCAAGTGAATCCGTTTTTCGAAGTCTCAAGCGGATGATTGAGCTGCGCAAGTCTCTGACGGTGCTCGGCCAGGGCGAAACCCAGGTGCTATCCTCGGGAAACCAGCATGTGCTGGCATTCCTTCGGAGCGGTGATGCCCGGCAGCTCCTTGTTCTGGCAAATTTCAGCGAAAATCCTCAGCAGGTCCGGGTAAACCTGTTGAGGCTGAACGGTCTTTACCCGAATCCCCTTGACCTGTTGGCAGAGGAGCGAATGGCCCTCACCGAGGATACTATTCTTCTTCAGCCCTATCAGGTATGCTGGCTCGTGCCCTGA
- a CDS encoding carbohydrate ABC transporter permease, with the protein MKRLQVLMSVESTAPVEKEEQLGKKIVLSKPKSQRQKTLVQKILVNGFLALICIIWTLPTLGVLVTSFRDRDEVVTSGWWTSFSDPGAFTLRNYEQVLAGQDYSYTRADGTVVSSRGDNMLNSFLNSITVTVPAVIIPILIAAFAAYGFAWLDFPGRKILFATIVGLLVVPLQIALIPILRDYMAIGLNGSYLGIWLAHTGFGLALATYLLFNYISTIPRSIMESAFLDGASHFTTFTRLILPLSVPALASFAIFQFIWVWNDLLVALVFLSGAGEQVEVITQRLLNIVGTRGQDWHLLTAGAFVSMALPLVVFFALQRFFVRGLMAGSVKG; encoded by the coding sequence ATGAAGCGCTTACAAGTACTCATGTCAGTGGAATCCACCGCTCCCGTGGAAAAGGAAGAGCAACTCGGAAAAAAGATCGTACTGAGTAAGCCAAAGAGCCAGAGGCAGAAAACCCTGGTTCAGAAAATTCTGGTGAACGGATTCCTTGCACTTATTTGTATAATCTGGACCCTGCCGACCCTCGGGGTGTTGGTAACCAGTTTCAGGGACCGCGATGAGGTAGTAACCAGCGGTTGGTGGACCAGCTTTTCGGATCCCGGGGCCTTTACACTGCGAAACTACGAGCAGGTGCTCGCCGGGCAGGATTACTCCTACACCCGGGCAGACGGCACTGTTGTCTCCTCCAGGGGCGACAATATGCTTAATAGTTTCTTGAACAGTATCACGGTGACCGTACCGGCGGTAATAATTCCGATACTTATTGCGGCATTCGCGGCCTACGGTTTTGCCTGGCTGGATTTCCCCGGAAGGAAGATTCTCTTTGCGACCATCGTCGGATTGTTGGTTGTTCCCCTGCAGATTGCCCTGATTCCTATTCTCCGGGACTACATGGCAATTGGGCTGAACGGTAGTTACCTGGGAATTTGGTTGGCCCATACGGGATTTGGACTAGCCCTGGCCACCTATCTGCTGTTTAACTACATCTCCACCATTCCCAGGAGTATCATGGAGAGTGCGTTTTTGGACGGGGCAAGTCACTTTACCACCTTCACCCGGCTGATCCTTCCTCTTTCCGTGCCGGCATTGGCGAGTTTCGCAATTTTCCAGTTCATCTGGGTCTGGAACGACTTGCTGGTAGCCCTGGTGTTCCTCAGCGGTGCCGGAGAGCAGGTTGAGGTAATAACCCAGCGGCTCTTGAACATCGTCGGAACCCGGGGGCAGGACTGGCATCTGTTAACCGCCGGCGCCTTCGTCAGTATGGCTCTGCCTCTGGTGGTATTTTTCGCCCTTCAACGGTTCTTTGTCCGCGGACTCATGGCCGGATCGGTTAAGGGATAA
- a CDS encoding carbohydrate ABC transporter permease gives MTDFNMSDKSDSPVQRILSWVARLVVSFAVPLLVFVVLYFGFLFLRDSNAPQIVITISAIIWGVGGAAALYWVTNWVIQRTNGIWRKRLTPFMFVGPAIAILGWYLMLPTLRSFYLSFFDRVSENFVGLDNYIYVFTDPTMQTAFVNNLLWLVVGTGGSVLLGLIIALLADRSGFEKVAKAFIFAPMAISFVGAGVIWKFIYAYQPPGYEQIGLLNAIVTSFGGDPQNWIVMRPWNNIFLIFILIWLQTGFAMVVLSAAIKTVPNELLEAGRIDGAGEIRIITSIIVPSIKGSIVTVSTTILLITLKIFDIVYSMTNGLYGTEVLASQQYKQMFKFLHYGRGSAIAIIILLAVTPVIWYNLKQFGKREVF, from the coding sequence ATGACTGATTTTAATATGAGCGACAAGTCGGATTCTCCGGTACAGCGTATACTCAGCTGGGTTGCCAGGCTCGTGGTGAGTTTCGCCGTGCCCCTTCTTGTCTTTGTGGTTTTATACTTCGGATTCTTATTCCTCCGAGACAGCAATGCGCCGCAGATTGTGATTACCATTAGTGCAATCATATGGGGGGTCGGCGGGGCTGCTGCACTCTATTGGGTGACCAACTGGGTTATTCAGCGTACCAACGGCATCTGGCGTAAAAGGCTCACTCCCTTTATGTTTGTCGGCCCGGCCATTGCTATCCTGGGCTGGTACCTGATGCTGCCCACCCTGCGTTCCTTCTACCTGAGTTTCTTCGATCGGGTGAGCGAGAACTTTGTGGGGCTGGACAACTATATCTATGTGTTTACCGACCCCACCATGCAGACTGCCTTTGTGAATAACCTGCTTTGGCTCGTAGTCGGCACCGGGGGGAGCGTACTTTTGGGACTCATTATTGCCCTGCTCGCAGACCGCTCGGGGTTCGAAAAGGTTGCCAAGGCCTTCATCTTTGCACCCATGGCTATTTCCTTCGTCGGTGCAGGGGTTATCTGGAAGTTTATCTATGCCTATCAGCCCCCGGGATACGAGCAGATCGGCTTATTGAATGCCATTGTGACCTCCTTCGGGGGTGATCCTCAAAACTGGATTGTCATGCGGCCATGGAATAATATCTTTTTGATCTTCATTCTGATTTGGCTGCAAACCGGCTTCGCGATGGTGGTGTTATCCGCAGCCATAAAAACGGTACCCAATGAGTTGTTGGAGGCTGGGCGGATCGACGGTGCCGGGGAAATCCGGATTATCACCAGCATCATTGTTCCCAGTATCAAGGGTTCCATCGTTACCGTGTCTACGACCATCCTTCTGATTACGTTGAAAATATTCGACATTGTGTATTCCATGACCAACGGATTGTACGGGACGGAGGTGTTGGCGAGCCAGCAGTATAAGCAGATGTTTAAGTTTCTTCACTACGGACGCGGTTCGGCCATCGCCATAATCATTCTACTCGCGGTTACACCGGTGATCTGGTACAACCTCAAGCAGTTCGGAAAACGGGAGGTATTCTAA
- a CDS encoding ABC transporter substrate-binding protein, translating into MKRLGKAIILVMIAALLVPAALFAGGQGEQQAQPSAEAQKTVRIFGAFRAEEAARFREALKPFIDRTGINVIYEGSPEFETQILVQAEAGTPPDIAALPQPGLMYNLAGRGYLKPLPQSVINRIDANYTSAWKDLGTYEGNVYGVFHRVNAKSFVWYPKKAFEAAGYEIPTTWDELRALTQEIAADGIVPWSIGMESGAATGWVATDWMEDIMLRTAGPDVYDQWVNHEIPFNHPAVQRAAEIMAELWMDADYVLGGPTNILTTNFGDAISPLFTGNPPRAMLHRQGNFITSFMPEDVQANLEEEVGVFALPSIDEQWGTPVLGGGDQFVMFSQRPEVVQVMEFLTTWDSAKSWAQAGGALFPHQDQNFDDYGSSLEADLARILVNAEVFRFDASDLMPAEVGAGTFWTGMADLVSGVDISTVLTQIERSWPR; encoded by the coding sequence ATGAAGAGGTTAGGTAAGGCGATTATTTTGGTAATGATCGCTGCACTTCTGGTTCCCGCAGCCCTTTTTGCGGGAGGACAGGGTGAACAACAGGCTCAGCCCAGCGCTGAGGCACAGAAGACGGTTCGGATTTTCGGCGCTTTCAGGGCGGAAGAGGCTGCACGCTTCCGTGAGGCACTTAAGCCTTTTATCGACCGTACTGGTATCAATGTAATTTACGAGGGAAGCCCTGAGTTTGAAACCCAGATTCTGGTTCAGGCTGAGGCCGGTACTCCCCCGGACATTGCCGCCCTTCCCCAGCCCGGACTTATGTACAATCTGGCAGGCCGTGGGTATCTGAAACCCCTGCCCCAGAGCGTGATCAACCGGATCGATGCAAATTACACCAGCGCGTGGAAAGATCTTGGCACCTACGAGGGCAATGTATACGGTGTATTCCACCGGGTAAACGCCAAGAGCTTTGTTTGGTACCCCAAAAAAGCCTTCGAGGCAGCCGGGTATGAAATCCCCACCACCTGGGACGAACTCCGGGCCCTGACCCAGGAAATCGCTGCTGACGGTATCGTTCCTTGGTCCATCGGAATGGAATCCGGTGCAGCCACCGGTTGGGTCGCCACAGACTGGATGGAAGACATCATGCTGCGAACCGCAGGACCTGATGTATACGACCAGTGGGTGAACCATGAGATTCCCTTCAACCATCCTGCTGTTCAGCGGGCTGCTGAGATTATGGCCGAGCTGTGGATGGATGCTGACTATGTACTGGGTGGACCCACCAACATTCTTACCACCAACTTCGGGGATGCAATTTCTCCCCTGTTTACGGGAAATCCTCCCCGGGCCATGCTGCATCGCCAGGGTAACTTCATTACCAGTTTCATGCCCGAGGATGTTCAAGCAAACCTTGAAGAAGAGGTCGGTGTATTCGCACTTCCCTCCATCGATGAACAATGGGGAACACCTGTACTCGGCGGTGGCGACCAGTTTGTAATGTTCAGCCAGCGTCCTGAGGTTGTCCAGGTAATGGAATTCCTGACCACCTGGGATTCTGCCAAGTCATGGGCCCAGGCAGGTGGAGCACTCTTCCCCCACCAGGACCAGAACTTTGATGACTACGGTTCTTCTCTGGAAGCAGATCTTGCACGGATATTGGTTAATGCTGAAGTATTCCGCTTCGATGCATCCGACCTGATGCCTGCTGAGGTTGGTGCCGGAACCTTCTGGACTGGAATGGCTGACCTGGTTAGCGGTGTGGATATCTCTACCGTTCTGACCCAGATCGAAAGAAGCTGGCCCCGGTAA
- a CDS encoding LacI family DNA-binding transcriptional regulator translates to MNKRATIYDVAKTAGVSISTVSRVLNSPNLVNEKTRKDVLAAMEDLQFVPKAEAIARARKHLNRVGVLTPFFTEASFVQRIRGISDAMLPSRYELIIYTVKSPEQLAEYLDMLPTANRLDGLIILSLSIPEDTRKRIKQVNLPTIFVETGFDEFSCVDIDNHRGGWIAADFLWNKGYRTLGFVGEYSSMEFTLKATELRLDGFRQRLSEEGIELDERFVRTGEFAEHSVERWIKELLEQPERPQALFASSDIIAAKILKEAAQQGIRVPQELGVLGFDDLDMAEFLHLSTVRQNLDASGRLAAELLQKHIETPDYPAQKVFLELSVIDRGSC, encoded by the coding sequence ATGAACAAGCGGGCGACCATCTATGATGTGGCGAAGACAGCGGGGGTTAGTATCAGTACGGTGAGCAGGGTTTTGAACTCGCCGAACCTGGTCAATGAAAAAACCCGCAAGGATGTTCTGGCCGCCATGGAGGATCTGCAGTTTGTACCCAAGGCGGAGGCCATTGCCCGGGCACGGAAGCATCTAAACCGGGTTGGGGTTCTGACCCCCTTTTTTACCGAGGCGTCCTTCGTACAGCGTATCAGGGGCATCTCCGATGCCATGCTGCCCAGCCGGTATGAGCTCATTATCTATACGGTAAAGAGTCCTGAGCAGCTGGCGGAGTACCTGGACATGCTGCCCACAGCGAACCGCTTGGACGGGCTAATCATCTTGAGTTTGAGCATCCCCGAGGATACCAGAAAGCGGATCAAGCAGGTGAACCTGCCCACCATCTTTGTTGAGACGGGGTTTGACGAGTTCAGCTGTGTGGATATTGATAATCACCGGGGGGGCTGGATTGCTGCGGATTTCCTCTGGAATAAGGGATACCGGACCCTGGGCTTTGTGGGGGAGTATTCTTCCATGGAGTTTACCCTCAAGGCCACCGAGCTGCGGTTGGACGGTTTCCGTCAGCGGCTTTCCGAGGAGGGTATCGAGCTGGATGAGCGTTTTGTGCGTACCGGGGAGTTCGCCGAGCATTCCGTGGAGCGCTGGATAAAGGAGCTCCTGGAACAGCCCGAGCGACCCCAGGCCCTATTTGCCAGCTCGGATATTATCGCCGCCAAAATCTTAAAGGAGGCGGCGCAGCAGGGCATCCGGGTTCCCCAGGAGCTGGGCGTTCTGGGCTTTGATGATCTTGATATGGCTGAGTTCCTGCACCTGAGTACGGTCCGTCAGAATCTGGACGCCTCAGGACGGTTGGCAGCGGAGTTGCTGCAGAAACACATTGAGACCCCGGATTACCCGGCTCAGAAGGTGTTTCTTGAATTATCGGTAATAGACCGGGGCAGTTGTTAG
- a CDS encoding alpha-amylase family glycosyl hydrolase, whose protein sequence is MNHSIDELWESVYGDSNGAAEELRHLKTELERFHPSASQYDTGEISAVHEHQLSSGQEPAWYQEAVVYALYTQHFNKTFTGLSEKLDHLAHLGVTCLWLLPILDSPMRDEGFDVSDFYSIRPGLFPDSIPRDLHQAEFRRFLQAAHEKGIRVIFDIALNHISIDHPWFQKAVSQPESPEFSYFHWSDTGEEHEKARIIFKGMLESNWEYEPRVGKYYFHRFYPHQPDLNYENPRLLREVIQACLYWIDQGVDGFRVDAAPYFWKDADTDSENHPNTHMIIKILRAAVEAAKPGTLLLAEACQPPRQVVDYFGQGDECQGAYHFPLMPRLFLSLAEGNGEAIKRVLSPEVTPQTPQGTQWFTFLRCHDELTLEMVTPQERETIYDYYCKDPSWDFRQGEGISSRLINLLETPQKVLLAHALLLGLSGTPVIYYGDEVLTPNNQAFNLEWRQRTGYTDSRNLVRGPLDWPHIEEALKDPASPEHWHYNHLSQLIHARRQEPAFALGDQTLETGHAPLLLIVKQYQNTVLHLWYNLSEQPQPLGSTGDSRILAAYNHDPATHTLGSLGFLWSVRS, encoded by the coding sequence ATGAATCACAGCATCGATGAGCTTTGGGAATCAGTATATGGGGATTCCAATGGGGCGGCGGAAGAACTGCGCCACCTGAAGACCGAACTCGAGCGGTTCCACCCCAGTGCCAGCCAGTACGATACCGGAGAAATCTCCGCCGTCCACGAGCACCAACTGAGCTCCGGCCAGGAACCGGCCTGGTACCAGGAAGCCGTGGTATATGCCCTCTATACCCAGCACTTCAATAAGACCTTCACCGGCCTGAGCGAAAAGCTCGATCATTTGGCGCATCTGGGGGTAACCTGCCTCTGGCTGCTGCCCATCCTGGACAGCCCCATGCGGGATGAGGGCTTCGATGTTTCGGATTTTTATTCCATCCGGCCGGGGCTGTTTCCCGACAGCATCCCCCGGGATCTGCACCAGGCGGAATTCCGGCGTTTCCTCCAGGCTGCCCACGAGAAGGGAATCCGGGTAATCTTCGATATCGCCCTGAATCACATCAGCATCGACCACCCATGGTTCCAGAAGGCCGTCAGCCAGCCCGAAAGCCCGGAATTTTCCTACTTTCATTGGTCGGATACCGGAGAGGAGCATGAAAAAGCCCGGATCATCTTTAAGGGAATGCTGGAATCGAACTGGGAATATGAGCCTCGGGTAGGAAAGTACTACTTTCACCGGTTCTACCCCCATCAACCCGATCTAAACTACGAAAACCCCCGGCTGCTCCGGGAGGTCATCCAAGCCTGCTTATACTGGATCGACCAGGGAGTAGACGGCTTTCGGGTGGATGCTGCTCCCTACTTCTGGAAGGATGCAGACACCGATTCCGAAAACCATCCCAACACCCACATGATTATAAAAATACTGCGAGCCGCGGTGGAGGCTGCCAAACCCGGCACCCTGCTCCTGGCAGAAGCCTGCCAGCCGCCCCGGCAGGTGGTGGACTACTTCGGCCAAGGGGATGAATGCCAGGGGGCCTACCACTTCCCCCTGATGCCCCGGCTTTTCTTGAGCCTAGCCGAGGGAAACGGGGAGGCAATAAAACGGGTGCTCAGTCCGGAGGTTACACCTCAAACCCCCCAGGGCACCCAGTGGTTCACCTTCCTGCGCTGCCATGACGAACTTACCCTGGAGATGGTAACCCCCCAGGAGCGGGAAACTATTTACGACTATTATTGCAAGGATCCGTCCTGGGATTTCCGCCAGGGAGAGGGCATATCCAGCCGACTAATCAATCTTCTGGAGACCCCCCAGAAGGTCCTGTTGGCCCATGCCCTGCTGCTCGGACTCTCGGGGACACCGGTTATCTACTACGGTGATGAGGTACTAACCCCGAATAACCAGGCCTTCAATCTGGAATGGCGCCAGCGTACGGGATACACCGACAGCCGGAACCTGGTCCGAGGCCCCCTGGATTGGCCTCACATCGAAGAGGCCTTGAAGGATCCAGCCTCCCCGGAGCACTGGCATTACAACCATCTATCCCAGCTCATCCATGCCAGGAGGCAGGAGCCAGCCTTTGCCTTGGGAGACCAGACCCTTGAAACCGGCCACGCCCCCCTACTGCTCATCGTAAAACAGTACCAAAACACTGTCCTTCATCTCTGGTACAACCTCTCGGAACAGCCCCAGCCCCTCGGATCGACCGGGGACAGCCGGATTCTGGCGGCATACAACCATGATCCCGCTACCCATACCCTCGGCTCCCTGGGATTCCTCTGGTCGGTACGAAGCTGA